In one Umezawaea sp. Da 62-37 genomic region, the following are encoded:
- the ltrA gene encoding group II intron reverse transcriptase/maturase yields the protein MREAARRNKDARFTALLHHVDLDRLRAAYWAIRPQAAPGVDGVTWDAYGQDLEANLRDLHARVHSGAYRASPSRRVYIPKADGRQRPLGIATVEDKILQRAVVEVLNAVYEVDFLGFSYGFRPGRGPHHALDALVVGISRKKVNWVLDADIREFFTNLDHRWLVRFLEHRIADQRVLRLIRKWLSAGVVEDGKMSETSEGAPQGASASPLLANVYLHYVFDLWARWWRNRYARGDMIIVRFADDSTVGFEFQEDAQRFLADLRERFARFGLGLHPDKTRLIEFGRHAARARVARGVGKPETFDFLGFTHICGKTRTGRFWLKRKTISKRMRAKLVEVKDHLRRSRHLPIPEQGRWLGSVIRGYLAYYAVPGNTDAVAAFRTQARRHWHRSLRRRSQRTRLNWTRMRRLETRWLPPARVKHPFPERRFDARTRGRSPVR from the coding sequence GTGCGCGAAGCAGCACGAAGGAACAAGGACGCGCGGTTCACCGCGCTGCTGCACCACGTCGACCTGGATCGCCTTCGAGCCGCCTATTGGGCGATACGCCCACAGGCGGCGCCGGGGGTGGACGGGGTGACGTGGGATGCCTACGGGCAGGATTTGGAGGCGAACCTCCGGGACCTGCACGCACGGGTGCACAGCGGCGCTTACCGGGCGAGTCCGTCACGGCGGGTGTACATCCCGAAAGCGGACGGGCGGCAGCGACCGCTCGGTATCGCGACGGTGGAGGACAAGATCCTCCAACGAGCCGTCGTCGAGGTGCTCAACGCCGTCTACGAGGTGGACTTCCTGGGTTTCTCCTACGGTTTCCGGCCGGGCCGCGGCCCGCATCACGCGTTGGACGCGCTCGTGGTCGGGATCTCGCGGAAGAAGGTGAACTGGGTGCTCGACGCGGATATCCGCGAGTTCTTCACCAATCTTGATCATCGCTGGTTGGTGAGGTTCCTTGAGCACCGGATCGCGGATCAGCGGGTCCTGCGGCTCATCCGTAAGTGGTTGAGCGCGGGGGTCGTCGAGGACGGGAAGATGTCGGAGACCTCGGAGGGAGCACCGCAGGGGGCATCGGCGTCGCCGTTGCTCGCTAACGTCTACCTCCACTACGTCTTCGATCTGTGGGCTCGGTGGTGGAGGAACCGCTACGCGCGTGGTGACATGATCATCGTGCGTTTCGCGGACGACTCCACTGTGGGGTTCGAGTTTCAGGAGGACGCGCAACGATTCCTGGCTGATCTTCGTGAGCGGTTCGCGAGGTTCGGTTTGGGGTTGCATCCCGACAAGACGCGGCTGATCGAGTTCGGTCGGCACGCCGCCCGAGCCCGTGTGGCGCGGGGTGTCGGGAAGCCTGAGACGTTCGACTTCCTTGGCTTCACGCACATCTGCGGGAAGACGAGGACCGGGCGGTTCTGGCTGAAGCGCAAGACCATCTCGAAACGGATGCGGGCGAAGCTGGTCGAGGTCAAAGACCACCTCCGGCGAAGTCGGCACCTGCCCATCCCGGAACAAGGGCGTTGGTTGGGAAGCGTGATTCGCGGATATCTCGCCTACTACGCCGTGCCCGGCAACACCGACGCCGTGGCGGCCTTTCGCACCCAGGCGAGGAGGCATTGGCACAGGTCGCTCCGGCGTCGCAGCCAACGCACTCGCCTCAACTGGACGCGGATGCGCCGTCTCGAGACTCGATGGCTACCACCCGCCCGCGTGAAGCATCCTTTCCCTGAAAGGCGCTTTGATGCCAGAACCCGAGGCAGGAGCCCAGTGCGTTAG